The Brassica oleracea var. oleracea cultivar TO1000 chromosome C6, BOL, whole genome shotgun sequence genome includes a region encoding these proteins:
- the LOC106298952 gene encoding probable peroxygenase 4 yields the protein MASSASPGVKFVPEEDNFLQRHVAFFDRNKDGIVYPSETYQGFRAIGCGYLLSAFASLFINMGLSSKTRPGKGFSFSFPIEVKNIHLAKHGSDSGVYDKDGRFVASKFEEMFAKHSKTHPDALTGEELEQLLNANKEPNDRKGAIAGYTEWKMLHYLCKDKNGLLHKETVRAAYDGSLFEQLEKQTASKKHP from the exons ATGGCTTCCTCTGCATCACCTG GAGTGAAATTTGTGCCAGAAGAGGATAACTTCTTGCAGAGACATGTGGCCTTCTTTGACCGGAACAAAGATGGCATCGTTTATCCCTCGGAGACATATCAAG GGTTTAGAGCAATCGGATGTGGCTATCTCTTGTCGGCATTTGCTTCTCTGTTCATCAACATGGGTCTAAGCAGCAAAACTCGTCCG GGTAAAGGTTTCTCCTTCTCATTTCCCATAGAGGTTAAGAATATTCACCTTGCCAAACATGGCAGCGATTCAGGCGTTTACGATAAGGATGGCAG GTTTGTGGCATCAAAGTTCGAGGAGATGTTCGCGAAGCATTCAAAGACACATCCCGATGCTTTGACGGGGGAGGAGCTCGAACAACTACTCAACGCAAACAAAGAGCCTAATGATCGCAAAGGAGC GATTGCTGGATATACGGAGTGGAAGATGCTGCATTATTTGTGTAAAGACAAGAACGGTCTGTTGCACAAAGAGACAGTGAGAGCTGCGTACGATGGTTCTCTTTTCGAACAACTCGAGAAACAAACAGCTTCTAAGAAGCATCCATAA